The Deinococcus sonorensis KR-87 genome includes a window with the following:
- the hpt gene encoding hypoxanthine phosphoribosyltransferase, which yields MTGRMKPGEGPVQITEEQLQARIQELGAQIRRDYEGKEPHLICVLNGAFMFHADLVRAVDMPLSVDFLQTSSYGDAKQSSGEVRLVKDLNFPLSGRHVLLVEDIVDTGITMHYLLQYLGGRGPASLKVAALLSKPSRRRIEVPVDYLGFTIPDAFVYGYGLDRSQFDRNLPFITSQN from the coding sequence ATGACTGGCAGGATGAAACCCGGTGAAGGCCCGGTGCAGATCACCGAAGAGCAGTTGCAGGCCCGCATTCAGGAGCTGGGCGCCCAGATCCGGCGGGATTACGAGGGCAAGGAGCCGCACCTGATCTGCGTGCTGAACGGGGCGTTCATGTTCCATGCCGATCTGGTGCGTGCCGTAGACATGCCGCTGAGCGTCGACTTTCTGCAGACCAGCAGCTACGGCGACGCCAAACAGTCGAGCGGCGAGGTGCGGCTGGTCAAGGATCTGAACTTTCCGCTGTCGGGCCGGCACGTGCTGCTGGTCGAGGACATCGTGGACACCGGGATCACCATGCATTACCTGCTGCAGTACCTGGGTGGCCGCGGCCCCGCCAGCCTGAAGGTGGCGGCGCTGCTGAGCAAGCCGTCGCGCCGCCGCATCGAGGTGCCGGTGGACTACCTGGGCTTCACCATTCCCGACGCGTTCGTGTACGGTTACGGCCTGGACCGCAGCCAGTTCGACCGCAACCTGCCGTTCATCACCTCGCAGAACTGA
- a CDS encoding S1 RNA-binding domain-containing protein: MQLDSGAVVSGRVTRVTDFGAFIQFDNGETGLVHISQIAHSFVRNIHDHVREGETIEVKVLGRDERGRLDLSIKELLEEPEEIPRPRAIGRQSPQFEAKLRSFMRDAKERGPGSGGKKGGPSSTSTKRKK; encoded by the coding sequence GTGGTTTCTGGTCGTGTGACGCGCGTCACCGACTTCGGGGCATTCATTCAGTTCGACAACGGCGAGACGGGGCTGGTGCACATCTCGCAGATTGCCCACAGCTTCGTGCGGAACATCCACGACCACGTGCGCGAGGGCGAGACCATCGAGGTCAAGGTGCTGGGCCGTGACGAGCGTGGCCGCCTGGACCTCTCGATCAAGGAACTGCTGGAGGAGCCGGAGGAGATTCCGCGTCCGCGCGCCATCGGCCGCCAGAGCCCGCAGTTCGAGGCCAAGCTGCGCAGCTTCATGCGCGACGCCAAGGAGCGCGGCCCGGGCAGCGGCGGCAAGAAGGGCGGCCCCAGCAGCACCAGCACCAAGCGCAAGAAGTAA